The DNA region CGGTATGCATCATAACCGGGCGGTGCAGGTACAACCGCACTTGCAGTCAAGCTATTTTCATTTGTGTCGTTCGAGACACTCGCAGTTCCACTTCCAATTTCCTGAAGTGCGGCGGTGGTCACCCCTTCCTTCGATTCAGTGGCAAAAGCCATCGTTGGCACGAGTAATGCAGCAGCTATGGAAAGATTTAAAATGACAGACAAGCGTTTTTTCATCTCATCACTTCTCCTGTTCAACTTTATTTTGGTGCATGCAAACAAATTATCAAGCTGGCCTTTCACAAAATAGTATATTGAAAGCCCTTACATAATTAACGTGAACTTCACCCCCTTTCCGTATATATGGGTCTGTTCCCTTAACTGCCTCTTGAACGAAATGAGATGCTACATTTTCATTTGTACAATCCATTCTATTATAACGCATTAAATAACTTATAAAGTATTTAAATACTTAATTTTCCATTGCATTTCCTTTAAAAAGTATAGCTCTTTGGGAAGTTATTCTAAACATCTGAAGGTGAGCATGCAAACGTTGAGATGTGCGAATCCAAATAAAAGCCTCAATTCTCCGTGTTCAGCGGGAGAATTGAGGCTTTCTGACTGTCTTTTCATTTGGTTGGGGTCGTTTATGCAACCTCTGCGATCTTTGGCAAGCGTGTTTTGCGTTCCATTGTCACACTAAGGATTAATCCAAGCAATCCAAATGCTGCAATGACGGCTGCGTACAACGGTACCGAGATGAGCCCCGTATGCGTAATTGCAAACCCGCCTAGATACGCACCGCCTGCGTTGCCCAGATTGAAGGCCGAATGACTCGACGTAGTCGCCAGCAGCGGTGCTTCGCGGGTCATATTCATGATTCGAATTTGTAAGCCTGGCATAATACCAAATGCCGCAACGCCCCAACAGAATATGGTCATTACCGCGAGATACGGATTGTCCAGCGTCAGCGTTAATGCGGCCAACAGAATTGCCAGTATACCGAAGTTAACCATCAGGGAAGGCATCAGCCTCCAGTCCGCCAGACGGCCACCAAGCATATTACCCAATGTAACACCGACACCGAACAGTACCAGAATCCAGGTCACGCTCTGCTCGGCAAAACCACTAATATCGACAAGCATCGGCGTAATGTAGGTGAACACAGCGAACAAACTTCCACAGCCGAGCGCACCAATCAACAATATCAATAACACTTGGGGGCGAACCAGATTCCGGAATTGCTGACCCAAGTTTGCTGGTGGTCCCTGTTGGATCACCGGAATGAAACGAATGATACCCATCAATGAGATGATGCCCAGAATGGTAATGGCTCCAAACGATGACCTCCACCCAAGCTGTTGCCCGATGAATGTACCAAACGGCACACCAATAATGTTGGCAATCGTTAATCCAGCCAGTACGACGGATACCGCCCCTGCCCTTCTCTCCGGTGCAACCAATCGTGTTGCCATCAGCGATCCTACACCCAGAAACGTACCGTGAGCAAATGCCGTCAGAATACGTGCCGAGATAAGCAGCCCATAAGTTGGAGCAATAACAGACAACGCGTTACCGATGATAAAAATACACATCAGCAGCACCAGCAGTTTTTTCTGCGGAATCTTGTGAGTGAACACGGTAAGTACAGGTGCACCTACCGCCACACCAAGCGCGTAACCCGTGATTAGCTGCCCTGCTTGGGGGATGCTTACATTCAAATCCGCGGCCACATTCGGCAGAAGGCCCATAATAATAAACTCCGTCATGCCGATGGCAAAAGCCCCTACCGTCAGGCATAAAAGGGATAAGGGAAACGCCCCTCGTTTGGCAGATTTCGTAACTTCCGATTCCATTTGAGTTGATTCTGTCTTACGCATATGATGTTCTCTTCTCCTGTCTCTTCTATCTTGTTTCTGCCTTTAACCACAGTGCCTCTGTCAATTCGTCCAGCGTATCTCGCATGGCCAACTTCTCTCGCCAGTGTGACGGAATGCCGCTTAATCCATAATACGCTCCGGCGATTTGCCCATATACCGCTCCCGTGGTGTCCGCATCATCACCCAGATTCACCGCCAATAACGCACCCTCTTCAAAGGTCGAAGATTGATGGAAAGCCCATAACGCCGCTTCAAGTGAACGAACGACATATCCGCTCCCCTGAATTTCAGGTGGTACTTTATAGCGGTATGATCCTTGGACAACTTCTGCAATCGCTGGTGAAAAAGCTTTCTCTTGCCTCCACTGACAGCAGGCATCAGGCCGCAACATGGTATCCTTGTCCGCTCCGCGCAGTCCCGCAACCATGATTGCCGCCAGCACTTCGCATGCTTCCACACTTTCAACTGCGGCATGTGTCGTTCTGGAGCTCAACCCTGCATACAACAACGCCTGATCCGGCTGATTGGCATATGCCATGGCTACAGGTGCGAGCCGCATGATGGAACCATTCCCCGCAGTCATCGGGTTGGTTGAACCACTATACGCTTCACCTGTTGCTGCAAACCGATCAAGGGCATTGCGAGTAGCCCCGCCAATATCAAAGCAGGTTCCCGTACTGCTCATATAGCCGACCTGATACCAATTCGTATACCGTCTCATCTGGTCCTCGGGATCAAAGCACTCTTTTCTGACCAAGCTTTCAGCCAGACAAAGGGCCATCGACGTATCATCCGTCCATTGTCCGGGAGCCAGATCGAATACACCTCCGCCCACAATATCGGTAACAGGCTCAAACGTGCCGGGACTGCTGAATTCCACTGTTGTTCCCAGTGCATCCCCTGCCGCAAGCCCAATTAAACAACCTTGAAAACGATCCTTTAGCAGCATCGTCCATCCCCCTCCTCTACAATTCAACTCTCAAATAACTTCTTCTTCCATTCTCCCACATGGTCCGATATGGCGTAAAGAAGTGTTTAATACGCAAGCTGATTGCAAATGAACTTTAACCGTATGTTGAGTTGCCTTTCTTTCAACCTGATAGACATACGGCCAAGAAGCCGGGAGGAACCTATGCCTGTCGCATCGTTCCTTCCGGCTCTTTTCAATTGATGATTTATTCAAATGTTTTAATAAAATTTTTCTGATCCTTTGTAAATACATACCCACGACGTTCGTAAAATCGGTGAGCCGGGATTCGACTTGGATGAGATAGTAGTTTAATCCCGGCGTACCCGTTATTCTTTCCCCATTGCTCAAGAGACGCTATCAACAGGCTGCCCGTACCCTGATCTCCCTTATCTTTCTTTCTTGCATTCGATAACCCCTCATTCGCCGTTCAGTTTTCCACTCATTATCGAAGCACGCTTACTCATTCTTGATGGAATGAATAGAGGCATAGACCATAGGCAGGAAGCCTTCAGATGGTTCCCCAACAGGTGCATGGATATGGAATACGAAGCCAGTTCCATCCAGCTCTTTTACGATAACATATTCTGATTTCTTATCGTTTTGAGCCATCATGAACAATCTTGCATCTTTCATCGGGCCATTGCTAAGCTTTTCCTTGTTTAATTGCTTCACTTTTCCAGTCTCAGACAACTCTTCCTTGGCATCCATCTTTAGATCATCCAGTTTATAATTCGAAGGCAGCTTTTCAATCTCCACCTCATAATCCGGATCAATCTTCATGGTCAATTCATGATCATCCGCATCAAATGTCATCGGTTCAAACACATATAATGAGTACCCTTTGCCTTGAGCCAGTGTAACCGGGCGCTTTTCGGTCATGCCTTCTACGGTTACTTCCAGCTGAGACGTCTTCGGACGATCCGACGTAATATTACCGCCTGTATCTGAACCGTTACTGTCCTCTTTCGTCTCGATCTTGGCAATTTCCGTAAGCACCAGCTGTTTGATCGTTGTATCGCCTTCAATGGCTTTTTCTACATATTTGAATCGAACGGAATCCTCATCGTCAATGTCATCCAAAAACTTCTGTACATCTTCACCCACCTGGAAAGACATCGGTTCCTCATTCACACGAATTTCAACCGTGTGCGAATCTGCCCAACCGGTCAAAATGCCTTTGGCTTCGATCATAGCACTTTCCTCAGGCTGCTGTTCAGGTGCCGGTGTCTGTACTTCTGTATTATTCGCGGGTGGCTGAGCAGCAGGGCTACTGTTGCCACAGGCCACAAGCGAGAATCCCATAACCAAAACAAGTAATGATGCACTAATATTCATCGTATTTCGCATATGAACACCTCCGTTAGCTTATACGCCATGATGCTTGTCCATGTTGCCTGACTTTGTTAACTTGACAGCTTAGTATTACTTACACGGCTGACCAGTCGCTTAATCATGCAAAGTGCTCAACACCTTTTTGATACCATGAATATTCAGCCGGCTTGTTCCATTTGCACAAGCTTTGCGTTGGCTACATTGAAAGCTTTCGTCTGCTTGTTGAACTGCTGCCGTAACTCAGCAACTTTGGCATATTGGCTGTTCCGTTCCCGAATCGCACGCTTGATCTTGACCAGATTGGGCTCCACGCTGCCCCTCATTAGTGAATATAACAGCTCGTCCGCGTCAAGACTCTGCCTGTAGGAGGCGACAAACGCTGCAAACGACGCAGCTCTTTGCTCATATTGGTCCAATACCGTGTGGGCCTGAGCCAGATTCTCTTCCTTTTCAAAGGATAATTGATCCAGTGAAGTCCGAAGCTCCTCCATCTGTCCTTTCGTCCTGTCCATGACCACTTCTGCTTGATCCAGCAGTGTTCTTCGCTCGGAAATATGTTTGTCTGCCTGATCCAGCAGGGACTCAAGATCACTGTTTCTGTTCTTTCCTTTATTCAAAATCGATGTATACAATTCCATGTCTTCCCGTTCATGGCGGGCAAGCTCCTTCAGACTCTGATTCATCTCCTGATCAGTAACAATCAGTTGATTGACTTGATTTGCCGCCGGTTCCTGCGGTTGACCGCAAGCACTGACAAGCAGAGCCAGCAATATGCTGACTCCGGTCAGAGCTATCTTTTTTCTTCTAAGCACCTCGGGGTGCCCCCTCTCTTGCAACTGCTAAGTTGTTGTTATTATAAGCGAGTATCTCCGCTAAAATTGGCTATCCAATGCGCACTCGGATCGTAGACCTCGAACTCATAGCCCCGATCTTCAAGCAATTCCAGTATGCGCGGCAACGCCTGTACCGTTTGCTCGCGCTCATGCATCAGAATCACTTCCTTATCCCGATGCACACTGTTGCTGACCCGTTTCACAATTTTGTCCGGCTGACCTGGAAGATTCCAATCGAGGGAGTCGGTGGTCCAATCCCACATTTTGAATCCCGCCGCAGCAATATCACCCCTGAAGGATTCCCCAATCTGAGGACTGCTGCCGTATGGAGCACGAATCAGATGCGGTGTAAAACCGATCAGGTCCTGGACCATCTTCTGCTCCTTCTTGAATTCCTTCACAAAATTGGCGGAGCTTCCGCTCTTGTACAGTTTGTTATAGTTATGTGTCATGCTGTGAAGACCCGGATAACTGCCCTCTTTGACAAGCCGCTCCACGGCTTCCTTATGCTGATTCAACTGACGCCCAATCATGAAAAACGTTGCCTTCGCCTCATGCTGCTTCAAAATATCCAGTAATTGTCCTGTATATTCACTAGGACCATCATCAAACGTTATGTATGCCAGCTTGCGAACTTGACCCAGGAACCGTGCAGGTTCTTCTTTGGCTTCAGGAGTCATTTCAATCATCCCAAGCTTGGTTGGCTGTTCAATTACAGCTACTGGAGGGGGTGTTACATAATCCTTGATCCAGTGCGTTATGCCAATGAATGCATATGTTAAACCGATAATGAGCAGTGCCAGAAGCGCCAGCGCAGCACTCAGTCTCCCATACCGGATTCTTCTTCGTCCATGCGTCTTGGTTCGGCTTGTTCTATGCGGGATGCCGCCACTCTCTCCCGCTCTCTGTTGTTGAACTCTCACTTCCAGGCCACTTCCTTACCTTCATTTTTTTCCCGATTATTGGTACATTATATCGTTTCATGTCTCTATATAGAAGATTAATAGAAAAATAGTCTGGGAGAATGACAGAATAGTTACAAGCCCGGTTACAATCTACTTATCTATTTCTTCTCTTTATCTTTTCCTGGGGGCATATTGTCCTGTATAATAAGTTGATTTACGCCATTTGACTTCAAGAAGGAGCTACACCCATGACTAGCTTGAACCGTGCCGGCAGATCGATCTTTCTGCTATTCTTTGTCGGCATTATTGCCATTTCGTTTTCTTCCATCTTTGTACGTTGGTCCACAGCAGATGTCGCTGTCATTGCGATGTACCGACTGTTCCTCACAAATCTGCTGATGCTTCCTTTAGTGTGGAAATACCGGCATGAGATGATGCGTTTGAACTTCAGACAGTGGGTTTTGCTGCTCTCATCCGGCGTGATGCTGGCACTGCATTTCCTGCTCTGGATGGGATCGCTACGGCTCACGAGTGTAGCCAGTTCGACGGTCATTCTCGCTTTGGAACCTATATTGATCCTCGCCGGTTCGGTCTGGCTGTTCAAAGCCAAAATCAACCGCATGATGATCATCGGCATGGGCATCGCCCTGCTCGGATCCATCGCTATTGGAGCCGGAGATTTCCAGTTGGCAGGCACAGCGCTGCGAGGGGATATTCTTTCTTTGCTCGGCACGATCGCTGTGGCAGTACATATGCTGCTTGGACAATTTTTGCGTGCCGGTCTGAGTGCGTTCTCCTATAACTTTTGGGTATTTTTCGTAGCTGCCTGTACGCTTGCGGTATATAATCTGGTTAATGGTCACCCGTTTGGCGGTTATTCGGCTTCCGAGTGGGGAATTTTCCTGTTGCTCGCGATCGTGCCAACGATCTTTGGGCATTATCTCTTCAACTGGCTGCTTCAATATATGAATGCCACGACCGTATCGATGGGGGTTCTGGGGGAACCTGTATTTTCCTCCCTACTGGCCTGGATGCTCCTCGGTGAATCGCTCAATGCATTGCAGATGTCTGCCGGAGTTGTCATCATTTTCGGGGTATGGATCTTCATTCGGTATGGCAAAATCAAACCTCAGATTGCTCCTACTGAAGACCGTATCGTAGGGAACACACCTGCTAAACCAACTGTTGTGTGAAGTAAACTGGGCAATGCTGTATGAGTTGAACTATTCATTTACACTTTAACGGAGAGGACAGAAAGAACCTGAAAAAGCGGAGCGGTCGACTTTATCACCGGATTTTCCCCTTTGTAAAAGGGGATTCTTAAAAAAATCTGGAGATAACAGCGATTGGAAGGTTATTCTGTCATCGGAGCGGACTGTGTAAAATCTTTAGTTCAACTTATATAAATAAAACGGATGCATTCCAAAATAATCTCATTCCTTATAAGGCGGTGTACTGTTATGAAAAATATTGTATCCATGCGCTGGCTGCTCGCCAGAATGTACGAACCAGATGTTGTCATTGCGGATTGCCGTTTCCTGCTCGGTCAAACGAATGCCGGAAGAGAGGCTTATGAGGCTGGTCATATTCCGGGGGCAGTCTATCTCGATCTAGAACAGGATCTTTCCTCTCCGGTGTCAGCCCATGGCGGACGTCACCCCCTGCCTGATCCAGCTGCATTGGCAAGCCGCCTCTCCAAAGCTGGCTTTGGGTCGAATAGCCGCATCATTGCTTATGATGATCAAGGTGGCATGAACGCCTCACGGCTATGGTGGTTGCTGCGTTATATGGGACATGAACATGTGTATGTAATGGATGAAAGCTTCACTGCTTGGCAAAATGCGAAATTCCCTGTTACGACGGATGTACCGGTACAGATTCCCTCTTCGTTCGAGTGGAACCTACAGCCGCTGCTGCTGGCAAGTGTAGAGGATGTGCAGCAGGCTTCTGTAAGCGGCAGCGCCGTGCTCATCGACTCTCGCGATGCCCGCCGCTATTCCGGGCTGGAGGAACCGATTGATGCCAAGGCCGGACATATTCCGGGCGCAGTGAACTATTTTTGGAAAGACGTGCTTGGTCCGGATGGTCGCTGGTCTGGTGTTGACGCATTGGAGGAACGGTTCGCGAAGCTCGATAAGGATGGGGAGATTATCGTCTACTGCGGCTCCGGCGTCTCTGCTTGCCCGAATGTGATTGCGCTGGAAGAAGCGGGATATACGAATGTGAGATTGTACTCCGGAAGCTGGAGCGACTGGATTAGTTACGAGGAGAATCCGGTGGCTACCGGGGAAAAATAACGTATAGTACAAGTGATAAAAAGCCCGCGCAGAGCGCGGGTTCTTTTTGTTAGGGCTTGGGTGATTTACCCTCGGTACATTAGTGTTCTGAAATATTCCGAAACAATTAAAGGATGAAGAGGCACTCTCAATTCATT from Paenibacillus sp. JNUCC-31 includes:
- a CDS encoding polysaccharide deacetylase family protein, whose translation is MRVQQQRAGESGGIPHRTSRTKTHGRRRIRYGRLSAALALLALLIIGLTYAFIGITHWIKDYVTPPPVAVIEQPTKLGMIEMTPEAKEEPARFLGQVRKLAYITFDDGPSEYTGQLLDILKQHEAKATFFMIGRQLNQHKEAVERLVKEGSYPGLHSMTHNYNKLYKSGSSANFVKEFKKEQKMVQDLIGFTPHLIRAPYGSSPQIGESFRGDIAAAGFKMWDWTTDSLDWNLPGQPDKIVKRVSNSVHRDKEVILMHEREQTVQALPRILELLEDRGYEFEVYDPSAHWIANFSGDTRL
- a CDS encoding sulfurtransferase: MKNIVSMRWLLARMYEPDVVIADCRFLLGQTNAGREAYEAGHIPGAVYLDLEQDLSSPVSAHGGRHPLPDPAALASRLSKAGFGSNSRIIAYDDQGGMNASRLWWLLRYMGHEHVYVMDESFTAWQNAKFPVTTDVPVQIPSSFEWNLQPLLLASVEDVQQASVSGSAVLIDSRDARRYSGLEEPIDAKAGHIPGAVNYFWKDVLGPDGRWSGVDALEERFAKLDKDGEIIVYCGSGVSACPNVIALEEAGYTNVRLYSGSWSDWISYEENPVATGEK
- a CDS encoding YkyA family protein, which translates into the protein MLRRKKIALTGVSILLALLVSACGQPQEPAANQVNQLIVTDQEMNQSLKELARHEREDMELYTSILNKGKNRNSDLESLLDQADKHISERRTLLDQAEVVMDRTKGQMEELRTSLDQLSFEKEENLAQAHTVLDQYEQRAASFAAFVASYRQSLDADELLYSLMRGSVEPNLVKIKRAIRERNSQYAKVAELRQQFNKQTKAFNVANAKLVQMEQAG
- a CDS encoding MFS transporter — translated: MESEVTKSAKRGAFPLSLLCLTVGAFAIGMTEFIIMGLLPNVAADLNVSIPQAGQLITGYALGVAVGAPVLTVFTHKIPQKKLLVLLMCIFIIGNALSVIAPTYGLLISARILTAFAHGTFLGVGSLMATRLVAPERRAGAVSVVLAGLTIANIIGVPFGTFIGQQLGWRSSFGAITILGIISLMGIIRFIPVIQQGPPANLGQQFRNLVRPQVLLILLIGALGCGSLFAVFTYITPMLVDISGFAEQSVTWILVLFGVGVTLGNMLGGRLADWRLMPSLMVNFGILAILLAALTLTLDNPYLAVMTIFCWGVAAFGIMPGLQIRIMNMTREAPLLATTSSHSAFNLGNAGGAYLGGFAITHTGLISVPLYAAVIAAFGLLGLILSVTMERKTRLPKIAEVA
- a CDS encoding DMT family transporter; translation: MTSLNRAGRSIFLLFFVGIIAISFSSIFVRWSTADVAVIAMYRLFLTNLLMLPLVWKYRHEMMRLNFRQWVLLLSSGVMLALHFLLWMGSLRLTSVASSTVILALEPILILAGSVWLFKAKINRMMIIGMGIALLGSIAIGAGDFQLAGTALRGDILSLLGTIAVAVHMLLGQFLRAGLSAFSYNFWVFFVAACTLAVYNLVNGHPFGGYSASEWGIFLLLAIVPTIFGHYLFNWLLQYMNATTVSMGVLGEPVFSSLLAWMLLGESLNALQMSAGVVIIFGVWIFIRYGKIKPQIAPTEDRIVGNTPAKPTVV
- a CDS encoding ADP-ribosylglycohydrolase family protein; the encoded protein is MLLKDRFQGCLIGLAAGDALGTTVEFSSPGTFEPVTDIVGGGVFDLAPGQWTDDTSMALCLAESLVRKECFDPEDQMRRYTNWYQVGYMSSTGTCFDIGGATRNALDRFAATGEAYSGSTNPMTAGNGSIMRLAPVAMAYANQPDQALLYAGLSSRTTHAAVESVEACEVLAAIMVAGLRGADKDTMLRPDACCQWRQEKAFSPAIAEVVQGSYRYKVPPEIQGSGYVVRSLEAALWAFHQSSTFEEGALLAVNLGDDADTTGAVYGQIAGAYYGLSGIPSHWREKLAMRDTLDELTEALWLKAETR